Proteins from one Streptomyces sp. NBC_00289 genomic window:
- the tgmC gene encoding ATP-grasp peptide maturase system methyltransferase, whose product MSDEERLHQQLIDRLTADGYPRTAAWRHAARTVRRHEFLRGGYFRRVPGAPSAWAPVLEGEEGWLEGCYTDESLVTQIAGTIVPADVRGHIMREPTSSSTLPSLVLRMLEDLHVQPDDRVLEIGTGTGYSTALLCTRLGAQHLTSVEYDHDVAARAHTALAGLGMHPALVTGDGLLGHPEGAPYDRIIATCAVRTIPATWLEQTRPGGLILATISGWLGSSELACLTVHEDGTATGKLLGGQVAFMLARPHQPPPAGLLPDLTTGQEHQTPLPPKILDDWTARFIIQLALPHTQRLTLHHNGHTEDVLIDTTTGSFAALHEENGHCIIRQHGTRMLWDTAEDHLARWHTAGTPTLRESTLHITPHNQTIHW is encoded by the coding sequence GTGAGCGACGAAGAACGACTGCACCAGCAGCTCATCGACCGCCTGACGGCCGACGGTTACCCGCGCACGGCCGCATGGCGTCATGCCGCACGCACGGTGCGCCGGCACGAGTTCCTGCGCGGCGGATACTTCCGCCGCGTGCCCGGCGCACCGTCGGCGTGGGCTCCCGTCCTGGAAGGCGAGGAGGGCTGGCTGGAGGGCTGCTACACCGACGAGTCCCTGGTCACGCAGATCGCCGGCACCATCGTGCCCGCCGATGTCCGCGGGCACATCATGCGCGAGCCCACATCCTCCAGCACACTGCCCTCCCTCGTGCTGCGCATGCTGGAGGATCTCCACGTTCAACCGGACGATAGGGTGCTGGAGATCGGAACCGGCACCGGCTACTCGACCGCGCTGCTGTGCACGCGTCTGGGCGCACAGCACCTCACCTCGGTCGAGTACGACCACGATGTCGCCGCGCGGGCACACACCGCCCTTGCCGGGTTGGGGATGCATCCCGCCCTCGTCACCGGTGACGGCCTCCTCGGCCACCCCGAGGGCGCACCCTACGACAGGATCATCGCCACCTGCGCCGTCCGCACCATCCCGGCAACCTGGTTGGAACAGACCCGGCCCGGCGGACTGATCCTGGCCACCATCAGCGGCTGGCTCGGCTCCTCCGAACTGGCCTGCCTCACCGTCCACGAGGACGGCACCGCAACCGGAAAACTCCTGGGCGGACAGGTGGCCTTCATGCTCGCCCGCCCCCACCAGCCACCCCCAGCCGGTCTCCTGCCCGACCTCACCACCGGCCAGGAACACCAAACACCCCTCCCGCCCAAGATTCTCGACGACTGGACGGCCCGCTTCATCATCCAGCTCGCCCTCCCCCACACCCAACGCCTCACCCTGCACCACAACGGGCACACCGAAGACGTTCTGATCGACACCACCACCGGATCCTTCGCCGCCCTCCACGAAGAAAACGGCCACTGCATCATCCGCCAACACGGCACCCGCATGCTCTGGGACACCGCCGAGGACCACCTCGCCCGCTGGCACACCGCCGGCACCCCCACACTCCGCGAATCCACCCTCCACATCACCCCCCACAACCAAACCATCCACTGGTAG
- the tgmA gene encoding putative ATP-grasp-modified RiPP, translated as MFVHSDRLPTDTAVPQGALTPLPWGIGRMAPYPTAAPYAATRLDPLTQTAVFLDVDGQVMDMPGHGTSTGTSPATGTSPDGNGSTQDSDTGSDSDQ; from the coding sequence ATGTTCGTGCATTCCGACCGTCTGCCCACAGACACAGCCGTCCCGCAGGGAGCGCTCACCCCGCTGCCCTGGGGGATCGGCCGGATGGCGCCGTATCCCACGGCAGCCCCGTACGCCGCCACGCGTCTGGATCCGCTCACGCAGACCGCCGTGTTCCTCGACGTCGACGGCCAGGTGATGGACATGCCCGGCCACGGTACGAGCACGGGCACCAGCCCAGCCACCGGTACCAGCCCGGACGGCAACGGCAGCACCCAGGACAGCGACACGGGCAGCGACAGCGACCAGTGA
- a CDS encoding amidohydrolase family protein gives MRPEYQKEFQDQVLSISAYGWHQEVVTQCLRMITSGVFDRYPKLQIILGHMGEGLPFFYKRVVEKMSEVTKKSLDKPFEQYFHDNFWFTTSAFPQTELLDLPLKYIGVDRVMFATDYPFANMKTQTDWFRGVALPREAKEKIAFRNAEKLFGIKV, from the coding sequence ATGCGGCCGGAATATCAGAAGGAGTTCCAGGACCAGGTTCTCAGCATCTCTGCATATGGATGGCACCAGGAAGTCGTTACTCAGTGCCTCCGAATGATCACCTCAGGAGTATTCGACAGGTATCCCAAGCTCCAGATTATCCTCGGCCATATGGGAGAGGGTCTTCCGTTCTTCTACAAACGCGTCGTGGAGAAGATGAGCGAAGTGACCAAGAAGAGCCTGGACAAGCCGTTCGAGCAGTATTTCCATGACAATTTCTGGTTCACAACCAGCGCATTCCCCCAGACTGAACTGCTCGATCTCCCGCTGAAGTACATAGGTGTGGATCGAGTGATGTTTGCAACCGACTACCCGTTTGCAAATATGAAAACTCAAACCGACTGGTTCCGGGGAGTTGCTTTGCCACGCGAAGCCAAGGAAAAAATTGCGTTCCGAAATGCGGAAAAACTGTTCGGAATTAAGGTCTGA
- a CDS encoding winged helix-turn-helix domain-containing protein, with the protein MRYADGGGLTPVGRQRRETVRMQAAELFEQDIKPPEVARRLRVSPKSAYQWQQMWRDGGVQALVSRGSSGSRCRLSPGCLEKLAAFLDEGPAAHGWVEDQVWTAARVATLIGRKFHVSYSVSGATRLMHRLGFSPQVPARRVAERDEQAVTVWKEATWAEVKESGRRAGATSASRTRRASRDDRPKDAPGAGAAAPRRSR; encoded by the coding sequence ATGAGGTATGCGGATGGGGGCGGCCTGACCCCTGTGGGACGTCAGCGCCGGGAGACGGTACGGATGCAGGCGGCGGAGCTGTTCGAGCAGGACATCAAGCCGCCGGAAGTCGCACGGCGCCTGAGGGTGAGCCCGAAGTCGGCCTACCAGTGGCAGCAGATGTGGCGGGACGGTGGCGTGCAGGCTCTGGTCTCTCGTGGCTCGAGTGGATCGCGATGCCGTCTGTCCCCGGGCTGTCTGGAAAAGCTGGCTGCGTTTCTCGATGAGGGGCCTGCCGCGCATGGCTGGGTGGAGGACCAGGTGTGGACGGCTGCCCGGGTGGCCACGCTGATCGGCAGGAAGTTCCACGTCTCCTACAGCGTCTCGGGTGCCACGAGGCTGATGCACCGGCTCGGCTTCAGTCCTCAAGTACCCGCGCGGCGGGTGGCCGAGCGCGATGAGCAGGCCGTGACCGTGTGGAAGGAGGCGACCTGGGCCGAGGTAAAAGAGTCCGGGCGGCGTGCGGGGGCTACGTCTGCTTCGAGGACGAGGCGGGCTTCACGCGACGACCGCCCAAAGGACGCACCTGGGGCCGGCGCGGCCGCACCCCGCAGGTCACGGTGA
- the tgmB gene encoding ATP-grasp ribosomal peptide maturase, with the protein MTDSRPVLVVTSLHDPTADVVIGELNERDVPVLRFDSGDFPASLSVQAEITQDGLRGHVRTASRTAELDQVRAVYYRRPTGFAFPHLADQDARFAVTQARYGLGGVLASLPGYLYVNHPHRIGDAEFKPSGLAAAVQAGFLVPPTLITSRPEAARAFVERYEHVIYKPLHNPVYRLDGVASVVEIAEVAAEDIDDGVAGTAHLFQVRVAKTADVRVTVIGSRIYCVRIDSDLLDWRSDYTRLRYTPITPPAAIESALHNYVNHFGLVFGAFDFCISQDGRWWFLECNPCGQWYWLEPETGLPMCAALADLLERRT; encoded by the coding sequence GTGACAGACTCCCGCCCGGTGCTGGTCGTCACCAGCCTCCACGACCCCACCGCCGACGTGGTGATCGGCGAGCTCAACGAGCGGGACGTCCCCGTCCTACGGTTCGACTCAGGCGACTTCCCCGCCTCCCTGTCCGTTCAGGCCGAGATCACCCAGGACGGGCTACGAGGCCATGTGCGTACCGCGTCCCGCACGGCAGAGCTGGACCAGGTCCGTGCGGTGTACTACCGCAGGCCGACCGGGTTCGCCTTCCCCCACCTCGCCGATCAGGACGCGCGGTTCGCCGTCACACAGGCACGGTATGGCCTGGGCGGGGTCCTGGCGTCGCTGCCCGGCTACCTCTACGTCAACCACCCGCACCGCATCGGAGACGCCGAATTCAAGCCGTCCGGTCTGGCCGCCGCAGTCCAGGCCGGCTTCCTGGTCCCGCCCACTCTCATCACCTCCCGCCCTGAGGCCGCCAGGGCATTCGTCGAACGGTACGAGCACGTCATCTACAAACCGCTGCACAACCCGGTCTACCGCCTCGACGGCGTCGCGTCCGTGGTCGAAATCGCCGAGGTGGCCGCTGAAGACATTGACGACGGTGTCGCGGGCACCGCGCACCTGTTCCAGGTCCGCGTGGCCAAGACGGCCGACGTACGGGTCACCGTCATCGGCTCCCGCATCTACTGCGTGCGGATCGACTCCGACCTCCTGGACTGGCGCAGCGACTACACACGGCTGCGCTACACCCCCATAACGCCACCGGCCGCTATCGAGTCAGCGCTCCACAACTATGTGAATCACTTCGGGCTCGTCTTTGGGGCTTTCGACTTCTGCATCAGCCAGGACGGCAGATGGTGGTTCTTGGAGTGCAACCCCTGCGGCCAGTGGTACTGGCTGGAACCCGAAACCGGTCTGCCGATGTGCGCAGCCCTGGCCGACCTTTTGGAGAGACGAACGTGA
- a CDS encoding MMPL family transporter, with protein MAVNAAPSGEAPAGRLAGRWVPWLVIGLWLVLAAGMVPLSGKLSSVTTDSAVDTLPASAESTKVAVLDDSLPGGDNNTFVFVYHRAGDMTDADRATVERHYNTLAKRYPPKGKAAAGEDDEGSPTSPSTDRKAMMFTLDVSTDYGAPEDIVGLLRDAAKDRPSGLELDVTGPGAIDGDMEAVFDGIDVQVLLTTIVVVTLLLILTYRSPVLWIIPLMAVGAAALTAMATVYLLVKGFGIVVNDQNSALLTILVFGVGTDYALLLIARYREALHHHENVRVAMVHALRGAAPAIVASAATVVAGLLCLLVADLNSTSGLGPIGAAGILCALVAMLTLFPAVLVVLGRRIFWPAIPRFSTAVEEKPGLWGRLGTAISRRRWLATLGSLGVLGVLALGLAGNTGALREQDQFLSAPESVTGFTVLRQHFPELGGQPMTIFTRPAHQERVLDIVKDTRGVALAIPEQTSGGWANISVFPKDAPDTAAEYDTIKRVRTAVHAVSGAEAIVGGPSAENLDTEVTTKRDEKLVIPLVLAVVLIVLGLLLRAILAPLVLMATVIVSFAAAFGGSVFVFDTILGFKGIDYSVPLLAFLFLVALGVDYNIFLTSRAREETVRLGTREGMLKALSATGGVITSAGLVLAATFAVLATLPLVMLIEVGFLVAFGVLLDALLVRSVLVPALTLLIGRRIWWPSRLSRPAAELPDGQQPLADDEEPALQR; from the coding sequence ATGGCAGTCAACGCAGCGCCGTCCGGGGAAGCGCCGGCCGGTCGGTTGGCAGGCCGGTGGGTGCCATGGTTGGTGATTGGCTTGTGGCTGGTGCTGGCGGCGGGCATGGTGCCGCTGAGCGGAAAGTTGAGCTCGGTCACCACCGACAGCGCCGTGGACACCCTGCCGGCCAGTGCCGAGTCCACCAAGGTGGCGGTGCTGGACGACAGTCTCCCCGGCGGTGACAACAACACGTTCGTCTTCGTGTACCACCGCGCCGGCGACATGACCGACGCCGACCGCGCGACGGTCGAGCGCCACTACAACACCCTTGCCAAGCGGTACCCGCCGAAGGGGAAGGCGGCGGCCGGCGAGGACGACGAGGGCTCACCGACGAGCCCCTCCACCGACCGCAAGGCGATGATGTTCACCCTCGATGTGAGCACGGACTACGGCGCACCGGAGGACATTGTCGGCCTGTTGCGTGACGCCGCGAAGGACCGCCCCTCCGGCCTGGAACTCGACGTGACCGGACCGGGCGCGATCGACGGCGACATGGAGGCCGTCTTCGACGGCATCGACGTGCAGGTCCTCCTCACCACCATCGTCGTCGTCACGCTCCTGCTCATCCTCACCTACCGCAGCCCGGTGTTGTGGATCATCCCGCTGATGGCCGTGGGCGCGGCCGCACTGACCGCGATGGCGACCGTCTACCTGCTCGTCAAGGGCTTCGGCATCGTGGTCAACGACCAGAACTCGGCGCTGCTGACGATCCTGGTATTCGGCGTCGGCACGGACTACGCGCTGTTGCTCATCGCTCGATATCGGGAGGCACTGCACCACCATGAGAACGTCCGGGTCGCGATGGTCCACGCGCTACGCGGCGCGGCGCCGGCCATCGTCGCGTCCGCGGCCACCGTGGTCGCCGGCCTGCTCTGCCTGCTCGTCGCGGACCTGAACAGCACCAGCGGGCTGGGCCCGATCGGTGCGGCCGGCATCCTGTGCGCGCTGGTGGCCATGCTGACGCTGTTCCCGGCGGTGCTCGTGGTGCTCGGCAGGCGGATCTTCTGGCCGGCCATCCCCCGGTTCAGCACGGCCGTGGAGGAGAAGCCGGGGCTGTGGGGACGGCTCGGCACCGCCATCAGCCGCCGCCGGTGGCTGGCGACACTCGGCTCGCTCGGAGTCCTCGGCGTGCTCGCCCTCGGGCTGGCGGGCAACACCGGCGCCCTGCGGGAGCAGGACCAGTTCCTGTCCGCGCCGGAGTCGGTCACCGGCTTCACCGTTCTCCGCCAGCACTTCCCGGAGCTCGGCGGCCAGCCGATGACGATCTTCACGCGGCCGGCGCACCAGGAGCGGGTGCTCGACATCGTCAAGGACACTCGCGGTGTGGCCCTGGCCATCCCGGAGCAGACCAGCGGTGGCTGGGCCAACATCTCCGTGTTCCCGAAGGACGCGCCGGACACCGCCGCAGAGTACGACACGATCAAGCGGGTGCGCACCGCCGTGCACGCGGTGAGCGGGGCGGAGGCGATCGTCGGCGGGCCGAGTGCGGAGAACCTCGACACCGAGGTGACCACCAAGCGCGACGAGAAGCTGGTGATCCCGCTGGTGCTCGCCGTCGTCCTGATCGTCCTCGGGCTGCTGCTGCGCGCGATCCTCGCCCCGCTGGTCCTGATGGCCACCGTGATCGTCTCATTCGCCGCAGCCTTCGGCGGCAGCGTGTTCGTCTTCGACACGATCCTCGGGTTCAAGGGCATCGACTATTCGGTGCCGCTGCTGGCATTCCTGTTCCTGGTGGCGCTCGGCGTCGACTACAACATCTTCCTGACCAGCCGGGCCCGGGAGGAGACCGTGCGTCTCGGCACCAGAGAGGGCATGCTCAAAGCCCTCTCCGCCACCGGTGGCGTCATCACCTCGGCAGGCCTGGTCCTGGCGGCCACGTTCGCGGTCCTCGCCACACTTCCGCTGGTGATGCTGATCGAGGTCGGGTTCCTGGTCGCCTTCGGCGTGCTGCTCGACGCCCTGCTGGTGCGGTCGGTCCTGGTGCCCGCCCTCACCCTGCTGATCGGCCGGCGGATCTGGTGGCCGAGCCGGCTGTCCCGTCCAGCGGCGGAGCTGCCGGACGGTCAACAGCCGCTCGCCGACGACGAGGAGCCCGCGCTGCAACGGTGA
- a CDS encoding amidohydrolase family protein: MQSNANPLKHLTTGRRGFLAGTAALGIGAGLSTHAIASRAAANETTDFSQRDQDLPFIGTEETFSTHELMVLNDRLFLEDTGLAELGPRRIRAMDEAGLNVQILSAHTPGVQNVKGQKGIDFAYRLNKSLVDGPMATYPGRFKAFATLPLQNPEASADELERTVREDGFLGCLTNGIIGKKFLDHPDFEPLLARAEALDVPIYIHPGLPPDEFSKSTTAICGRNIRRSSRTRFSASLHMDGTRKSLLSASE; this comes from the coding sequence ATGCAGTCCAACGCAAACCCTCTGAAGCACCTCACGACGGGACGCCGCGGCTTTCTAGCCGGCACGGCAGCACTTGGCATTGGTGCCGGCTTGTCCACGCATGCCATTGCCTCCCGCGCGGCAGCGAACGAGACTACGGATTTTTCACAGCGAGACCAGGACCTGCCCTTCATCGGCACGGAAGAGACCTTTTCCACCCATGAGTTGATGGTGCTGAACGACAGGCTGTTCCTCGAGGATACTGGTCTTGCCGAACTCGGCCCGCGCCGCATCCGTGCAATGGATGAGGCAGGGCTCAACGTTCAAATCCTCTCCGCACATACGCCAGGTGTGCAGAATGTCAAAGGTCAGAAGGGAATCGATTTTGCGTATCGTCTCAACAAGTCGCTTGTCGACGGACCGATGGCCACCTATCCGGGGCGGTTTAAGGCATTTGCAACCTTGCCTCTGCAGAATCCGGAGGCTTCGGCAGACGAACTGGAACGCACAGTTCGGGAAGATGGCTTCCTGGGATGTTTGACCAATGGAATCATCGGGAAGAAATTCCTCGACCATCCCGACTTTGAGCCCCTGCTGGCGCGCGCCGAAGCCCTTGATGTGCCGATATACATCCATCCGGGCCTGCCGCCTGACGAGTTTTCGAAATCTACTACAGCAATATGCGGCCGGAATATCAGAAGGAGTTCCAGGACCAGGTTCTCAGCATCTCTGCATATGGATGGCACCAGGAAGTCGTTACTCAGTGCCTCCGAATGA
- a CDS encoding alpha/beta hydrolase family protein, with the protein MTTNPTTGLTGPSPTATVSVKPLALSTPRRGEHVHVRVTAPTTGTSLPVVLFAHGFGSNLDGYAPLVDHWASGGFVVLQTTHLDSKRLNLPTDDPRRPQIWRYRVQDMQRILDELVPLEAAVPGLAGRIDHRRIVAAGHSFGGQTAGILVGLRVRDPHTGITEDLSDPRITASIQLATAGKGGDALTPFAHDNLPWLRDQDFSHITAPGLVVAGDKDDLPLSTRGPAWTTDPYTLSHGNKSLLTVHGGEHFLGGISGYQAAETTDENPDRVTLVQQVTLAYLRHVTGIDHTDWNHAQTVLAGGHPLGHLASK; encoded by the coding sequence ATGACCACGAATCCCACGACCGGCCTCACCGGCCCCTCCCCCACTGCCACCGTGTCCGTCAAGCCGCTCGCGCTGAGCACACCACGGCGCGGTGAGCACGTGCACGTCCGCGTCACCGCCCCCACCACCGGCACCAGCCTGCCCGTCGTCCTCTTCGCCCACGGCTTCGGCTCCAACCTGGACGGCTACGCCCCGCTGGTCGACCACTGGGCGTCCGGCGGCTTTGTCGTCCTCCAGACCACCCACCTGGACTCCAAGCGGCTCAACCTTCCAACGGACGATCCCCGCAGGCCCCAGATATGGCGCTACAGAGTCCAGGACATGCAGCGCATCCTGGACGAGCTCGTCCCGTTGGAGGCCGCCGTGCCGGGCCTGGCAGGCCGGATCGACCACCGTCGCATCGTCGCGGCCGGACACTCCTTCGGGGGGCAGACCGCGGGCATCCTGGTGGGTCTGCGCGTCAGGGACCCGCACACCGGCATCACCGAGGACCTGTCCGACCCGCGGATCACGGCCAGCATCCAACTGGCCACCGCCGGCAAGGGTGGCGACGCGCTGACCCCCTTCGCCCACGACAACCTTCCCTGGCTGCGCGATCAGGACTTCTCCCACATCACCGCCCCCGGCCTCGTCGTCGCCGGGGACAAGGACGATCTCCCGCTCTCCACCCGGGGCCCGGCCTGGACGACCGACCCCTACACCCTCAGCCATGGCAACAAGAGCCTCCTGACCGTCCACGGCGGCGAGCACTTCCTGGGCGGCATCTCCGGCTACCAGGCAGCAGAGACCACCGACGAGAACCCCGACCGTGTCACCCTCGTCCAGCAGGTCACCCTCGCCTACCTGCGCCACGTCACCGGAATCGACCACACTGACTGGAACCACGCCCAAACGGTCCTCGCGGGCGGCCACCCGCTGGGACACCTCGCATCCAAGTAA
- a CDS encoding winged helix-turn-helix domain-containing protein, which yields MGTRTRRLLSPVELERRRMQAADLFEQGMRQSRVAEVLGVTPQAVSLWRRAWAEGGRAALLSKGPGGNSYLSAEQERELEGLLRAGPTAYGWEDQRWTLARVGVLIEERFEVRYEISGVWRLLDRLGWSWQVPKVRAVERNEEAIAAWRTETWPAASHPRRSPPSAGGSASRTRPGPG from the coding sequence ATGGGGACTCGAACTCGCAGGCTGTTGAGCCCAGTTGAGCTGGAGCGGCGGCGCATGCAGGCGGCTGATTTATTCGAACAAGGGATGCGGCAGAGCAGGGTCGCGGAGGTGCTCGGGGTGACGCCGCAGGCGGTCAGCCTGTGGCGTCGGGCCTGGGCGGAGGGCGGCCGGGCGGCTCTGCTGTCCAAGGGGCCGGGCGGTAACTCGTATCTGAGCGCGGAGCAGGAGCGGGAGCTGGAGGGTCTTCTGCGGGCAGGGCCGACGGCGTACGGGTGGGAGGACCAGCGGTGGACGCTGGCCCGGGTCGGGGTGCTGATCGAGGAGCGGTTCGAGGTCAGGTACGAGATCTCCGGGGTGTGGCGGTTGCTGGATCGCCTGGGCTGGTCGTGGCAGGTGCCGAAGGTGCGGGCCGTGGAGCGCAATGAGGAGGCGATTGCCGCATGGCGCACGGAGACGTGGCCGGCGGCTTCCCATCCGCGCAGGTCACCGCCGTCGGCGGGTGGGTCTGCTTCGAGGACGAGGCCGGGGCCTGGCTGA
- a CDS encoding DUF6234 family protein: MGRCGRAHRGTPAILWLGGFTLGVLVIAVTFLYSAHPFAGAVQLLVAAVALFFTIAAWHDQYERAHPPPPPMRAGMPPSNHVTDR; encoded by the coding sequence ATGGGGCGGTGCGGACGAGCACACCGCGGCACCCCCGCGATCCTCTGGCTCGGCGGGTTCACACTGGGCGTGCTCGTGATCGCCGTTACCTTCCTGTACTCGGCACATCCGTTCGCAGGAGCGGTCCAACTGCTCGTGGCAGCCGTTGCACTGTTTTTCACGATCGCTGCTTGGCACGACCAGTACGAGCGTGCCCACCCACCTCCGCCACCCATGAGGGCCGGGATGCCGCCTTCGAACCACGTGACCGACCGGTAG
- a CDS encoding IS630 family transposase — MAHGDVAGGFPSAQVTAVGGWVCFEDEAGAWLNGPVRRTWGKAGQTPVLRLSGKRNDKISMVAWACFKDGEKPRMIYAVKPSGGYTKKDFPRFLAMLHRRLDGPVTIVWDNYSSHISKHVKQYAQRQDWLTIIQMPSYAPELNPVELLWAHAKEKIANRAFRSIDELHQATKNTLRYIQRHPELLIGFLAGTGLELAPPASSP; from the coding sequence ATGGCGCACGGAGACGTGGCCGGCGGCTTCCCATCCGCGCAGGTCACCGCCGTCGGCGGGTGGGTCTGCTTCGAGGACGAGGCCGGGGCCTGGCTGAACGGGCCGGTCCGCCGCACCTGGGGCAAGGCCGGGCAGACCCCGGTGCTGCGACTGTCCGGGAAACGCAACGACAAGATCAGCATGGTGGCATGGGCCTGCTTCAAGGACGGCGAGAAACCCCGGATGATCTATGCGGTCAAGCCGTCGGGCGGCTACACGAAGAAGGACTTCCCCCGCTTCCTCGCCATGCTGCACCGCCGCCTGGACGGCCCGGTCACCATCGTCTGGGACAACTACTCCAGCCACATCAGCAAGCACGTGAAACAGTACGCACAGCGGCAGGACTGGCTCACGATCATCCAAATGCCCTCCTACGCACCGGAGTTGAACCCCGTCGAGTTACTCTGGGCGCACGCCAAGGAGAAGATCGCGAACCGGGCGTTCCGTTCGATTGACGAGCTCCACCAGGCCACGAAGAACACCCTGCGCTACATCCAGCGTCACCCCGAACTCCTCATCGGATTCCTGGCCGGGACCGGCCTCGAACTCGCCCCACCCGCATCAAGCCCGTAA
- a CDS encoding MerR family transcriptional regulator has product MRIGELARRTGVTTRALRYYEEQNLLTAERSGSGQRHYAEDAVDRIHLIRQLYAAGLSSKTIAELTPCVIDGQATPELLQRLAAERDHLDRNIANLARTRDRLDSVINGASSHMHTGTPCPRDTTA; this is encoded by the coding sequence ATGCGGATCGGGGAGCTCGCCCGTCGCACGGGGGTCACCACCCGGGCTCTGCGGTACTACGAGGAACAGAACCTGCTCACCGCCGAGCGCAGCGGCAGCGGCCAGCGCCACTACGCGGAAGATGCCGTCGACCGGATCCACCTCATCCGCCAGCTGTACGCCGCCGGACTGAGCAGCAAGACCATCGCCGAGCTGACGCCCTGCGTCATCGACGGCCAGGCCACCCCCGAGCTCCTCCAGCGCCTGGCCGCGGAACGCGACCACCTCGACCGGAACATCGCGAACCTCGCCCGTACCCGGGACAGGCTCGACTCCGTCATCAACGGCGCCTCATCCCACATGCACACCGGCACCCCCTGCCCGCGGGATACGACCGCATAG
- a CDS encoding glyoxalase, with protein MALGTLGYSLDGLHHVQLAIPPGAETVCREFWGDVLGMTELEKPPVLAARGGCWFRGGGLEVHLGVEEDFRPNRKAHPGILVTSLQALAKRLEDKGVSVTWDDNFPGHDRFYAFDKLGNRLEFLEPVRDC; from the coding sequence GTGGCTCTGGGAACGCTCGGATACTCCTTGGACGGCCTGCATCACGTGCAGCTTGCGATCCCTCCAGGCGCTGAAACCGTCTGCCGCGAGTTCTGGGGAGACGTTCTCGGCATGACGGAGCTCGAGAAGCCGCCGGTGCTGGCGGCTCGTGGTGGGTGCTGGTTCCGAGGTGGTGGCCTGGAGGTCCACTTGGGGGTTGAAGAGGACTTCCGCCCGAACAGGAAGGCGCATCCGGGCATCCTTGTGACCTCGCTCCAGGCGCTCGCCAAGCGGTTGGAAGACAAAGGAGTGAGCGTCACCTGGGATGACAACTTTCCTGGCCACGATCGCTTCTATGCGTTCGACAAGCTGGGCAATCGGCTCGAGTTCCTCGAACCCGTCCGCGATTGCTGA
- a CDS encoding response regulator transcription factor — MRIMIADDEAAIRESLERVLQVEGYDTSTVANGFAVLDGVGGDAPDLLLLDVMMPRLGGLETCRRLRAAGRDLPVLMLTARDQVSDRVAGLDAGADDYLPKPFATEELLARVRALLRRRTPTDEESQILSFADVRLDPDRFEAWRGGRPLHLTRTEFSLLQVLVSNATRVLTRDALFEAIWGFGMSSTANNLQVYVSYLRRKMEAEGEPRLIYTLRGLGYTLRETPP; from the coding sequence GTGCGGATCATGATCGCGGACGACGAGGCGGCCATCCGTGAGTCGCTGGAGCGGGTGCTCCAGGTCGAGGGTTACGACACCAGCACCGTCGCCAACGGTTTCGCCGTGCTCGACGGGGTCGGTGGCGACGCGCCGGATCTGCTGCTCCTCGACGTGATGATGCCCCGCCTCGGCGGGTTGGAGACCTGTCGGCGGTTGCGGGCCGCGGGCCGAGATCTGCCGGTGCTGATGCTGACCGCCCGTGACCAGGTCTCCGACCGGGTCGCGGGGCTGGACGCGGGCGCCGACGACTACCTGCCCAAGCCGTTCGCCACCGAGGAGTTACTGGCCCGGGTGCGGGCCCTGCTGCGCCGGCGCACGCCGACCGACGAGGAGTCGCAGATCCTGTCGTTCGCCGACGTCCGGCTCGATCCGGACAGGTTCGAGGCGTGGCGGGGCGGGCGGCCGCTGCACCTGACCCGGACCGAGTTCTCCCTCCTGCAGGTCCTCGTGAGCAACGCGACCCGGGTCTTGACCCGCGACGCGCTGTTCGAGGCGATCTGGGGCTTCGGCATGAGCTCCACCGCCAACAACCTCCAGGTATACGTGAGCTACCTGCGCCGCAAGATGGAGGCCGAGGGTGAGCCGCGATTGATCTACACGCTGCGCGGCCTGGGATACACGTTGCGGGAGACTCCTCCGTGA